One region of Paenibacillus polymyxa M1 genomic DNA includes:
- a CDS encoding class D sortase: protein MRKLAYVSIILGIIIMLFPTANEWLEDQKQKELLQEAESLSNTDTSTLTPEMMKGYTDLSNWLTNTAAADGPQLSQATPPSSASEQAPIATIQIDRIGLELPVLEGATQQHMRYAAVHMSETATLGQVGNAAIAAHRSRTTGRLFNRLNEVKIGDQILIHTRGEKYVYKVYNISVVTPSNVSVLKSIKKQKLLTLITCDPLVNPTHRLIVHARQLT from the coding sequence TTGCGAAAGCTGGCATACGTGAGCATCATATTAGGAATCATCATCATGTTATTTCCTACCGCTAATGAATGGTTGGAAGATCAAAAGCAAAAAGAGCTATTACAGGAAGCTGAATCATTATCAAATACAGATACATCGACACTGACTCCCGAAATGATGAAAGGCTATACAGATTTGTCCAATTGGCTGACAAATACTGCAGCAGCGGATGGGCCACAATTGTCACAAGCCACTCCCCCATCGTCGGCTTCAGAGCAAGCCCCAATCGCTACAATCCAGATTGATCGTATCGGGCTGGAACTTCCTGTACTCGAAGGTGCAACCCAACAGCATATGAGATATGCAGCCGTACATATGTCGGAAACTGCGACACTCGGCCAGGTGGGGAATGCTGCCATAGCCGCTCATCGCTCACGAACAACTGGACGTTTATTTAACCGGCTTAATGAGGTGAAAATCGGAGATCAGATTCTAATTCACACTCGGGGTGAAAAATACGTATACAAGGTCTACAACATTTCAGTCGTCACTCCTTCAAATGTCTCCGTTTTAAAAAGCATCAAGAAACAAAAGCTTCTCACACTAATTACCTGTGATCCTCTTGTAAATCCGACACATCGACTCATCGTTCATGCCAGACAACTAACCTAA